TTAAGTACCTAATTTTATTATTAATTATTATTAATAGTATTAATATTATTATTTATTTTATCTGAAATAATATAAACAAAAGATCTATTTTTTTTCATTTTTTTAAAATGAACATATCCACTTTTTATAGCATATAAAGTGTGATCTTTCCCTATTCCTACATTTATTCCAGGATGATGTTTAGTACCACGTTGACGAACTATTATATTTCCAGGATTTACATATTGATTTCCATATATTTTAACTCCTAATCTTCTTCCTATTGAATCTCGACCATTTCTAGAACTTCCTGAACCTTTTTTATGAGCCATTTTTTTTAATTATTGTTTTTTTCTAAAAAAGAAATTACTTGAATTTTTGAAAAAATAGGTCTAAATCCATTTTTTACTTTATATCCTTTTCTTCTTTTTTTTTTAAAAATAAAAATTTTTTTACCTTTTATATGTTGTAATATTTCTACTTGAACGCTTATATTTTCTAAAAAAGGATTTCCAAAAAAATGAAGTCCTTTTTTAGAAAACATAAAAACTTTATTTAATAATATTTTATCACCTATTTTCATAGAAATATGAGGAATATAAACATATTTTTTTTCAAAAAGTTTAAATTGATTCCCTTTTATATTGACAATAGCGTAAGTCATAAAATTTTAATATTTTAATAATAATTTTTTTGCTTTTAAAAGTCCTTCAAATAAATAATCTATTTCTTTAAAAGTATTATATACAGAAAAACTGGCACGAATCATACCTGAAACTTTAAAAAAATTCATTAAAGGCTGTGCGCATAAATGTCCAGTACGAACAGTAATTCCTAAACGATCTAAAATACTT
The sequence above is a segment of the Blattabacterium cuenoti genome. Coding sequences within it:
- the rpmA gene encoding 50S ribosomal protein L27 — translated: MAHKKGSGSSRNGRDSIGRRLGVKIYGNQYVNPGNIIVRQRGTKHHPGINVGIGKDHTLYAIKSGYVHFKKMKKNRSFVYIISDKINNNINTINNN
- the rplU gene encoding 50S ribosomal protein L21, whose amino-acid sequence is MTYAIVNIKGNQFKLFEKKYVYIPHISMKIGDKILLNKVFMFSKKGLHFFGNPFLENISVQVEILQHIKGKKIFIFKKKRRKGYKVKNGFRPIFSKIQVISFLEKNNN